CtacggcggcagtggcagcggcataGCTTCAATGGTTCTGGCTCCACTTTGATTTTCATTGCCCATAAATGGTGGATTATTTGCGCTGCACTTCTCCGCGATCTTTGCTAAACCACGGCTTGTATGGCGGCCTCAAATGGCCCCAACTCCGCCAGCCTCTCGGACATTAATCAAGAGTACTTCCGTGTGTGAAGGCGAAGGTGCTGAAAACGGAAGACCAAGACCTTTCTTCTGCACGATCCAATCCATCAATCACCCATCGCCCGAGTGGCAGCAGACGGCGAGAGCTGCCCGAACTATGGGTTAACAAAGATTAACTGCCTGTTGGCGCTGGCCAGAAGGGAAATGGCCAAGTCTTTCGCGAAACTCGAAACCCTCCTGGCTTCCTTTGGGGTAGCTCTGGGGGTTAATTCGTTTGCCCAGAAAGGGGTGCAAATACACGTGTCCTGTTTCGAATGTTCATGTGTTTACCCAAGGATTGGCCTTCCTTTTCCTTTCTATGTTCTCTCTGTTGCTTTAATGAGGACGACTTCGCCGTATCCTGCTCAAACCGGAGCGTAACATTAGTTTAACAAGTTTAAAAGCTGCTTAAACTGATCCTCCACGTTGAAGGGCGGCCCCTCGGTGGGTGGCTCCGTGGTGGGCGCCTCCGTggtcgtggtggtggtggtggtcgtggtcgtggagGTGCTCGTGGTGGActcgggcacgggcacgggcatgggCTTGGGCTTCACGCGGCCATCCAGACAGGCCTGCAGATAGTTGTAGTTGGTGGCGGTGGACTCCACGTAGCGCCGCTCGGCCTTGTGGATGCACTGCTCGTGGGAGAGCTCCACGACACGGTAGCGCTCCTGCAGCAGGCTGGCGGACTCCGAGGCGTTCCCCGAGATGCTGTACGTGGCCACGGTGTTGTTGGAGCCCTGCGGAGCGAAAGGGAGTTCCGATTAGAGGCGGAAATGGAAAGGGGAGGGTGTGAGCACTCACCACGGTGGCATGACAGTTGAAGGAGTCGAGGGTGCCATTGATGCTGTTGCACTTCCTCAGGTCCTCGCACACCCTGCCCGCCGAGCGCTCGATGGTCCGGCGAGTGGGTATGAAGTCGCTGTCGATGCCCTTGCGCGAGTTCTGCGCCTCCTTGGCACAGGTGCTGTAGTTCGCGCTGTAGATCTCTGCGATCTGGTTGGACTCGCCGATGTAGCCGCCGAAGCAGGCCACCGAGGCCATGGGGTCGCGCCGCGTCACCCGGGAGTTGAGGAACAGATGCGTGAGGCCGTCCTGCGTGGGCAGACCCACGTACGGCGGCAGGGGCCGGCTGATGGCCTCCGCGGCAGGAGCCACAGTCAGGAGGGCGGCTGcacagagcagcagcatccgcagGGAGACGGCGCCGGCAGCAGTCATATTTTcagcaggtggcaggtggcaggagGATGGAGAAGAGAAGACTACTGATCCAGTTTTGGCGCATTGGCTCTTTTTATATGCCAGCCCCGATCTGGCCACCGGATGACAGGCGATGATAAGGCCCCCTTACCCCCTTACCCCTTACCCCTGCTCCGTGTGATTATGTGATTTCCTTTTCGCGATGCTAATGTCTTATCTGCAATCTGCTTTGTTTTGCTGTGCAATAATTGCCTTCCTTTGCCGCATTATCTTTTGGACTACTCCCCCGAAAGATAAACCGCAGATAAACATTGAACAAATCTTCTATGCTCTAAGCACTCTTTTCTGCACTCTCTTCTGCACTCTCTTCATGGGTGGATTTCCACCTCGAGTGCATCCACCCTGCCTGCAGAGGGTGTGAATGGGGGGTAGCCACCAAGTATTGTCCTAAGGTAAacccacccccaacccccaaccccatccccatcgccaTCTACAATGGCCAGCCGACCGTCGAGAGTTAAGGGGGAGCACAGATAGCGGGCTGCCGTTTGTTTGAGGGTctaattttataatatttctGTAAATATTGGTTGAATCTTTCCGCTGGGGCGCCGCCTCCGGGTCCGCCGGGGAACGAGTCGCATTGCGCCCCGCCCTGGGGCGGCGGGGGAGGGATGTAATAAAACTTTGGGGGATGACTGGTCTAAGCAAATAGGACTTTATTGCCGTCGTTAAACATCGTTCAACGAGATCCTAAATGGTGTTAAATGTTAGGTATATTGTACTAGATATCACAAACCCCCACCAAAAACCCGGCACCTCTCGGATCCCCCCTGTGGTTAGGGGGGGACCCCCACCTGCAGTCCCCTGCAATTCCTATGAGCTTCTTCGGGGCCTCAGGCCCACGTTCATGCCAGAGGACGAGCGCAGGATGAAGTTCATCATGGGCTTGACCTCCGGTCCCCTGGGGAGCAGCTCGTAGTACCGCAGAACCTTGCTGACCAGCGCCTTCATCTCGAGCATCGCAAACTTCTGGCCGATGCAGTTCTTGGGCCCCGCACTGAACGGCAGATAGGCAAACGTCTCCCGGTCCTCGGAGTCCGCCCGATCGAGAAACCTCTCCGGCTTGAAGGCCAGCGGATCGGGGAAGAACTCCGCCTCGCGATGGGCAAAGTAGAGCACCAGGTAGATGCTCGTATGGGCGGGTATCGTCTGTCCGCCGATCTGTATCTCCTTCGAGGTGTATCTGCCGACGGCCGGCACGGCCGGGTACAGTCTCAAGGTCTCCCTGATCACGCAGTCGAGATACTTGAGCTCCTGGAGCTTCGCTTGGGTGACGGGAGTCGACGGATCCCTGCCCAGCACTTGCAGAAGTTCTCGGTAGATCCTCGCCTGCACTTGCGGATGCCTCGCGATGGCGTACAGGGCGAAGGAGACgccgctgctggtggtgtCGTCGCCCTCGAACATGAAAGTGTCCACCTCCTCGCGTATATCGGCGTCGCTCAAGGGCTGCCCCTCGATGGTGGCCTGCAGGAGGATGTCCAGCAGCGCCATTTGGGACTTGCGACCCACCTCGGGGTCCCCCAGACCTGGGCGAGGAGTCGAGAGCCATGGATTAGTGACCGATTGTTGATCCGATAGTGATCCGATGGATCTGGCACTTACTCAGCGGCCTGTAGCTGCCGTCGGCCTTTGCCTGCTCCACGGCGGCGCGCCGCTCGCGTATGACCTTGTCGGTGAAGTCGTGCATGACGCGGACATCCTTCAGCAGCTTGCTGCGCAGCACGGGGCAGGTGAGACGGAAGAGCCAGTCGTAGCGCTGCAGGAACCTGAACATGCGATCGCTCTGGATGTACACGACACTGCGGCGGGGGAGAAGGGAATGGACTTAGCGGGGAAACCTCCAGAGGGGGCTCTGCGGCACTTACCTCTTGAGTGCCTGAACGTAGGGGAACTCGGAGTCGCTCTGGGCATTCACTTGCACCCCCATGGCGGCCTCTAAATGAAGGATACAACCAGCAAACCCACCATAAGTCTCCCAGGATTGCGAGGATCGGTAGATAGAGGGACTCTACCCACCTGTTATGACATCTAGGGCTGCCAGCGAGACGTAAGGCAGCATGTCCACCGTCGTCTCGCCATCGGCCACCCCCCGGAGCTTCTCCACCATCACGGCAGCCTGCCTGTCCATGATATCCACGTAATGGCCGAGGACATTGAAGTGGAAGGCGTTCGTGAAGACCTTGCGCCGCGCGTGCCACTTTTTGCCCACACTCAGGAGCAGGCCATCGTTGAGGAAGGGGCGCAGGAACTTGTAGAGCTGCCCCTTCTGCAGGAGCGTGGTGCTGCCCAGAATGGCCTCAAAGTACTTCAGGTCCTTGGTGTAGATCAGCGACTCGCCGAGGATCCACATGCGGAATGTTTTGCCATACAAACGAAAGGATTCCTCCACCCAATCGACGATGTCTGCAAAGGATTCGCGTTTACTTTCCCGGAGCGGTGGATGTCTCTTTGCACTTACTCTCTGCGCCCAGGTCCAGGGCCTGCAGGCCATTCCCCAGGACAGGCAGCGACAGGGGCCCAGAGATCTTCGACCGCTCGAGGGTCGCAGCACGTTGGCGCTTGCGCACAAAGTCCCAGGTGAGGAGCACTGCCAGAGCTCCAAAGGCGagggtcagcagcagcattacAATCGGAGAATCCGAGAATCAGAGCTTAAGCTAGAGATCAGAgctagtgccagtgccagtgcctctcgcgctgtgtgttgtgtttgcCGTCGAGTTTCGCGATCAACTGCCTCCGCCCGTCCGCTGTAGTTTGATGATAACAGAACTCGGATCGGCCGCTTGACCAGTCAAGCGCcactttcggtttttgtttcgAAACCAACGAACATACTTCTATATGTAGAATCAGagtctctctccttctccctctctctctctctctctgatgtCCGATCGGATTtggtatatgtacatatatgtctCTCCGGAGAACTGGTTTGTTTGTCAACGAAAAACATTCGTAAGGCGTTTTTCAATGCTTCAAAGTTCGCCTTTTGCATAAAAAATTGAGCGGGAATGTTGCGGGCAAGtggcaagggccgcggctctaccTTAAGCCCGGTACTTGTTCAGTTTATATGTGAGCTTGTGACTTATGTAATTGTGATGTGATCTGTCCCTTTTTCCTATACTCACACCAACAGCAGTCGTCTAATCTCGCTCCCCTCCGCCAGATTACGTGCACTGCACGAggactgtgtgtgtgagagagagagagtgagtagGGGGAAGGGCTAGTGACTatattctggctataataatgatccgatccaATCCAGATTGGTCAATCTCCTAGCTATgatcattctctatgattctgcgcttTTGGGGGCGAAAGAGGGCAGGGCTGCTCTAGATCTTATAGTTTCCGACAACTAGTCGTCAAACAAGACAGACAGATGCTGATCAATATGCATATACCTGAGTATATGGGGTGAGTGTTGCACACGTGCGCCTTCAGCTCGAATCGAATGCATAACCCGTATACCCTTCGAGCTCTAATCGGAGAAccagtaccagtgccagtacCAGTACTCGTCGCTTATGTAGTTACAGTCGTCTTTGCgataattaaaatgcaacaaaGTTTCGGCTTGTTTGTATTTTCAATGTCGCAAAGCGATTACGATTGCAATTGCGATTGTGATTGcaaagaaatattttcaatcgggttgcaattttaatttacatttaaattgtttaatgATTCTTTCTGGAAACTATTGCTTAGTGAATCAGTGAACCCAATTAACAAGTGAATTTATGCACCAGACTGGAGGCCTCGAGGCGGGCAGTGGGGTGCTGCTGcggcaacgccaacgccaacgcacCTTCCCCAAGACACAATCACTTGACTCTCCAGATTCAGCTGCCTCAGATCCAGCAGAAGCTCCAGAATAAACAGCTGCGACAATCGGAGCGACTCGAGGCGACACGAcatgcggcaggcggcagttGAATGGACTAGCGATACAGCGATTGTCGGTAGTAGTtcttgtcgctgctgctgctgctggtgttgccgGTTACCTCGTTGAACTTCACGGCAGAGTTCATTGGAGTTGAAGCAAGGttccgccccgccccgccatTCCATTCGCCCCCCCTCTGGGGCGTGGAGCAGCAGAcaaggcagacagacagacaagaaGTACATTCACTTTGGCGGTCAATTAGGGCGCACTCGAATGACATCCGCACATGCTTTCCATTGTTACGGCGGGGCTCTGTTTCTGGCTAAGACAACAAACCAGGCAAGAGCCCGCCTAAGAGAACCGAAACAAGTTATCAAAATGTCAAAATCcacagagggacagacagacggacggac
The sequence above is a segment of the Drosophila pseudoobscura strain MV-25-SWS-2005 chromosome X, UCI_Dpse_MV25, whole genome shotgun sequence genome. Coding sequences within it:
- the LOC4812900 gene encoding uncharacterized protein; its protein translation is MTAAGAVSLRMLLLCAAALLTVAPAAEAISRPLPPYVGLPTQDGLTHLFLNSRVTRRDPMASVACFGGYIGESNQIAEIYSANYSTCAKEAQNSRKGIDSDFIPTRRTIERSAGRVCEDLRKCNSINGTLDSFNCHATVGSNNTVATYSISGNASESASLLQERYRVVELSHEQCIHKAERRYVESTATNYNYLQACLDGRVKPKPMPVPVPESTTSTSTTTTTTTTTTTEAPTTEPPTEGPPFNVEDQFKQLLNLLN
- the Cyp4d20 gene encoding probable cytochrome P450 4d20, whose amino-acid sequence is MLLLTLAFGALAVLLTWDFVRKRQRAATLERSKISGPLSLPVLGNGLQALDLGAENIVDWVEESFRLYGKTFRMWILGESLIYTKDLKYFEAILGSTTLLQKGQLYKFLRPFLNDGLLLSVGKKWHARRKVFTNAFHFNVLGHYVDIMDRQAAVMVEKLRGVADGETTVDMLPYVSLAALDVITEAAMGVQVNAQSDSEFPYVQALKSVVYIQSDRMFRFLQRYDWLFRLTCPVLRSKLLKDVRVMHDFTDKVIRERRAAVEQAKADGSYRPLSLGDPEVGRKSQMALLDILLQATIEGQPLSDADIREEVDTFMFEGDDTTSSGVSFALYAIARHPQVQARIYRELLQVLGRDPSTPVTQAKLQELKYLDCVIRETLRLYPAVPAVGRYTSKEIQIGGQTIPAHTSIYLVLYFAHREAEFFPDPLAFKPERFLDRADSEDRETFAYLPFSAGPKNCIGQKFAMLEMKALVSKVLRYYELLPRGPEVKPMMNFILRSSSGMNVGLRPRRSS